A window of Paenibacillus sp. 19GGS1-52 contains these coding sequences:
- the sdhA gene encoding succinate dehydrogenase flavoprotein subunit, with the protein MATADIIIVGGGLAGLMATIKAAESGAHVHLFSLVPVKRSHSVCAQGGINGAVNTKGEGDSPWEHFDDTVYGGDFLANQPPVKAMCEAAPGIIHLMDRMGVMFNRTPEGLLDFRRFGGTKRHRTAFAGATTGQQLLYALDEQVRRWESEGLVTKSENWEFLALIIDDEGACRGISAQNLKTMEIETFPADAVILASGGPGIIFGKTTNSVINTGTAASAAYQQGVHYANGEFIQIHPTAIPGDDKLRLMSESARGEGGRIWTYKDGKPWYFLEEKYPAYGNLVPRDIATREIFNVCVEQGLGINGENMVYLDLSHKDPKELDVKLGGIIEIYEKFMGDDPRKIPMKIFPAVHYSMGGMWVDYNQMTNIPGLFAAGECEYQYHGANRLGANSLVSAIYGGMISGPKAVEYIKGLKKSVQDISSTVFDSFHKKQVDKYESLLSMSGTENAYVIHKELGEWMTANMTVVRNNVKLEATIGKIKELKERYRGINMNDTSRWNNQGVAFTRQLWNMLELSEAMTLGALLRNESRGAHYKPEFPERNDAEFLKTTKATWSAEGPQISYEAVDVSLIPPRIRDYSKD; encoded by the coding sequence ATGGCAACAGCCGATATCATTATCGTGGGCGGCGGCCTGGCCGGTCTGATGGCTACCATCAAAGCGGCAGAGTCCGGTGCGCATGTTCATTTATTCTCGTTAGTCCCTGTCAAAAGATCACATTCGGTCTGTGCGCAGGGCGGCATCAACGGGGCCGTTAATACCAAAGGCGAGGGTGACTCGCCTTGGGAGCATTTTGATGACACCGTCTATGGCGGTGACTTTCTGGCCAATCAGCCGCCGGTTAAGGCGATGTGTGAAGCTGCTCCAGGGATCATCCATCTGATGGACCGGATGGGTGTTATGTTTAACCGGACGCCGGAAGGGCTGCTCGACTTCCGCCGGTTCGGTGGAACGAAACGGCACCGTACGGCATTTGCCGGGGCGACGACCGGCCAGCAGTTGCTCTATGCGCTTGACGAGCAGGTACGGCGCTGGGAATCCGAAGGTCTCGTGACCAAAAGCGAAAATTGGGAGTTCCTGGCCTTAATCATCGATGATGAAGGTGCCTGCCGCGGCATAAGCGCCCAGAATCTGAAGACGATGGAGATCGAGACGTTCCCTGCAGATGCTGTTATTCTGGCCAGCGGGGGACCTGGTATTATTTTTGGCAAGACGACCAACTCCGTTATCAACACAGGTACAGCAGCAAGCGCTGCCTACCAACAGGGTGTGCATTACGCCAATGGAGAATTCATTCAGATTCACCCCACGGCTATTCCTGGTGATGACAAGCTACGCCTGATGTCCGAATCGGCACGCGGCGAGGGCGGACGGATCTGGACCTATAAAGATGGTAAACCATGGTATTTCCTTGAAGAGAAATATCCAGCTTACGGCAACTTGGTGCCGCGCGATATTGCTACCCGTGAGATTTTTAACGTCTGTGTGGAACAAGGATTAGGCATTAACGGCGAGAACATGGTGTATCTGGATCTTTCCCATAAGGACCCGAAGGAGCTTGACGTCAAGCTGGGCGGAATTATTGAGATTTATGAGAAATTTATGGGCGATGATCCCCGTAAAATACCGATGAAAATCTTCCCGGCCGTTCATTATTCCATGGGTGGCATGTGGGTGGACTATAATCAGATGACGAACATCCCGGGCCTCTTCGCAGCGGGAGAGTGTGAATACCAATATCATGGGGCGAACCGCCTCGGCGCCAACTCCTTGGTATCGGCCATTTATGGTGGCATGATTTCCGGGCCGAAGGCCGTAGAATACATTAAAGGTCTGAAGAAATCGGTGCAGGATATCTCCTCCACCGTGTTCGACAGTTTCCATAAGAAGCAGGTTGATAAATACGAGTCCCTGCTGTCCATGTCCGGAACGGAGAATGCTTACGTGATCCACAAGGAGCTGGGCGAGTGGATGACGGCTAACATGACCGTGGTGCGCAACAACGTCAAGCTTGAGGCAACCATCGGTAAGATCAAAGAGCTTAAGGAACGCTACCGCGGCATTAACATGAACGATACTTCGCGCTGGAACAACCAGGGCGTAGCTTTCACCCGTCAGCTGTGGAACATGCTGGAATTGTCCGAGGCGATGACACTGGGTGCGCTGTTGCGGAACGAAAGCCGTGGTGCACATTACAAGCCGGAGTTCCCGGAACGCAATGACGCAGAATTTCTCAAGACTACTAAAGCTACCTGGAGTGCGGAGGGTCCGCAAATTTCTTACGAGGCCGTTGATGTCTCACTGATTCCTCCGCGGATACGCGATTATTCGAAGGATTGA
- a CDS encoding TrkH family potassium uptake protein, protein MASQFPKISEFRFLKLSPPQILVLGFASIILIGALLLMLPISSTSGQSIPFIDALFTSTSATCVTGLVVMDTGTSFTIFGKIVIMVLIQIGGLGFMTMATLFALVLKRKISLRDRLILQEAMNQNTMEGIVRLIRRMLIYSLVIEGTAAALLSFRWAFDMPLGRAIFFGMFHAVSMFNNAGFDIFGDYRSLTGYVSDPLVNIVVMFLIISGGIGFIVMVDLVEYRQKRRLSLHSKVVLSMTAALILIGTLVIFIFEFTNPQTLGPLNFGSKILASFFQSVTPRTAGANTVDIAGLRQASQFFIVILMFIGASPGSTGGGIKTTTFTIMIGAVIAMLRGRDDIVLFRYRLAQERIFKALTVTLLALLLIVSVSMVLSTTEDRNFLMILFETTSAFATVGLSMGLTPELSLIGKILICLTMFAGRLGLLTLAYALGPKQGKPLYKYPEGKIIIG, encoded by the coding sequence TTGGCTTCACAGTTTCCCAAGATTTCTGAATTCAGGTTTCTTAAGCTCTCCCCACCCCAGATTCTAGTACTCGGTTTTGCTTCTATTATTCTGATCGGTGCCTTACTATTAATGCTGCCCATTTCCAGTACATCGGGTCAATCCATACCCTTCATTGATGCGCTGTTTACCTCGACCTCGGCCACCTGTGTGACAGGTTTAGTGGTGATGGACACGGGGACGTCATTTACGATCTTCGGTAAAATTGTCATTATGGTGCTCATTCAAATTGGCGGGTTAGGTTTTATGACGATGGCGACTTTATTTGCCTTGGTGTTGAAACGCAAAATTTCACTGCGGGACAGACTTATTCTACAGGAAGCCATGAATCAGAACACAATGGAAGGGATCGTAAGGCTAATTCGGCGGATGCTGATTTATTCATTGGTCATTGAGGGAACTGCTGCAGCATTGCTGTCGTTCCGCTGGGCCTTTGATATGCCGCTCGGCAGAGCTATTTTTTTCGGGATGTTCCACGCGGTGTCCATGTTCAATAATGCCGGTTTTGATATCTTTGGTGATTATCGCAGTTTGACCGGATATGTCTCAGACCCGCTCGTGAATATTGTTGTAATGTTCCTGATCATTTCGGGGGGGATTGGATTTATCGTTATGGTAGATCTCGTAGAGTATCGCCAGAAGCGCAGACTCTCCCTGCATAGTAAGGTTGTATTGTCTATGACTGCAGCCCTTATCCTGATTGGTACACTGGTTATATTTATATTCGAATTCACAAATCCGCAAACGCTGGGTCCATTAAATTTTGGCAGCAAAATATTAGCGTCCTTCTTCCAGTCGGTCACTCCCCGTACCGCAGGGGCCAATACGGTGGACATTGCCGGCCTGCGTCAGGCTTCACAGTTTTTTATAGTTATTCTAATGTTTATTGGTGCTTCACCAGGCTCTACCGGCGGCGGGATCAAAACAACTACCTTTACCATAATGATCGGTGCTGTTATTGCCATGCTGCGCGGACGTGATGATATTGTATTGTTCCGTTATCGGCTGGCGCAGGAGCGTATCTTTAAGGCGTTGACCGTAACGCTGCTTGCCCTGCTGCTGATCGTCTCTGTATCGATGGTGCTCTCCACCACAGAGGACCGCAATTTTCTCATGATTTTATTTGAGACGACTTCAGCCTTTGCAACGGTGGGACTTAGTATGGGACTCACTCCTGAGCTGTCGCTCATCGGTAAAATTCTGATCTGTCTGACGATGTTCGCCGGACGTCTGGGCTTGTTGACATTGGCGTATGCACTGGGGCCAAAACAGGGTAAACCATTGTATAAATACCCTGAAGGTAAAATCATTATTGGATAA
- a CDS encoding LysR family transcriptional regulator, translated as MFDDLDIFAAVVEHSSLNRASRQLNLSQPALSRKISKLEERLGVALFTRHGKRLELTEVGRLTYTYALEQRQQRSKFLEALSIFKEGEPLLVTLGASLTTLQTTLPPLVNAYMEKFPLAELKLITGRTHEIVSSVSEGKSDVGIIASSIQEPGLRCIPLFEDQLRLVVSEHHPLTQFPKLTMEHLSHLPMILFSKGTWYRRLTDDLFQRCNIDPDVRLEIDSFEAIVRLLPTIKAAALLPKSYLRPELLNGGGLVSLHIKELEQTQRTTCLIFRDDGGLSTAARSLVQVTEEVFLPDRE; from the coding sequence ATGTTTGACGATTTGGATATTTTTGCAGCGGTTGTGGAGCATTCCAGTCTCAATCGGGCATCTCGCCAGCTCAACCTGTCCCAGCCCGCCCTATCCCGCAAAATCTCCAAGCTGGAAGAACGGCTAGGCGTTGCTCTGTTCACCCGTCACGGCAAACGCCTGGAGCTAACCGAAGTCGGACGACTCACCTATACTTATGCGCTGGAACAACGGCAGCAGCGCTCCAAGTTTCTGGAGGCGCTTTCCATCTTTAAGGAGGGCGAACCGCTCCTTGTAACACTTGGAGCCAGTCTTACTACCCTGCAGACTACCCTGCCGCCACTTGTGAACGCCTACATGGAGAAATTCCCTTTAGCTGAGTTGAAGCTGATCACCGGCAGAACGCACGAGATCGTCTCTTCGGTCAGTGAAGGGAAGTCAGATGTCGGAATTATCGCTTCCTCCATACAGGAGCCAGGTCTGCGCTGCATTCCGCTGTTCGAGGACCAATTGCGGCTGGTTGTCTCCGAGCATCACCCTTTGACACAGTTCCCAAAGCTGACTATGGAGCATCTCTCGCACCTGCCGATGATTCTCTTCTCCAAAGGCACCTGGTACCGCCGTCTGACCGATGACCTGTTCCAGCGCTGCAACATTGATCCCGATGTGCGCCTCGAAATCGATTCCTTCGAAGCTATCGTCCGGCTGCTGCCAACGATCAAAGCCGCAGCGCTGCTGCCAAAGTCTTATCTGCGCCCGGAGCTGCTGAACGGTGGCGGGCTTGTCTCCTTGCATATTAAGGAGCTGGAGCAGACTCAGCGAACCACCTGCCTCATCTTCCGCGACGATGGTGGGCTGAGTACGGCAGCCCGCAGTCTCGTTCAGGTCACGGAAGAGGTATTTCTGCCGGATCGGGAGTAA
- a CDS encoding YqzM family protein, translated as MDVNAQARDPRDHVNEEPRNDLGDLMNGFFGMTAFMTVVFFGMVIVKFMLSD; from the coding sequence ATGGATGTCAACGCGCAAGCACGGGACCCGCGGGATCATGTCAATGAAGAACCCCGCAACGATTTAGGCGATTTGATGAACGGTTTTTTCGGAATGACGGCTTTTATGACAGTTGTGTTCTTTGGGATGGTCATCGTCAAGTTTATGCTTTCAGATTAA
- a CDS encoding TrkA family potassium uptake protein, giving the protein MKAQQFVVIGLGRFGSSLALELMEMGYEVLGIDHQEDRVEEMSNHLTHSVMADATDEETMRSLGVRNFDCGIVAIGDNMERSILAAITLKELGVKKVVAKAITILHGRALSKLGVDRVIFPERDMGVRVAHQLVRPHLLDYIEISKDFKIVELTVPACMDGKSLSELNTRAKYGCSIIALNRDSGMIVAPTALDYLHNGDIMVVIGSNESIARFEDEAVNLD; this is encoded by the coding sequence ATGAAAGCACAGCAATTTGTAGTCATTGGGCTGGGCCGTTTCGGTTCTAGTCTCGCGCTTGAGCTGATGGAAATGGGCTACGAGGTGCTGGGCATTGACCACCAGGAGGATCGGGTGGAGGAAATGAGCAATCATCTGACACATTCAGTAATGGCGGATGCTACAGATGAGGAAACGATGCGCTCGCTAGGTGTGCGGAACTTTGACTGTGGAATTGTAGCCATCGGCGACAATATGGAGCGCAGTATTCTGGCAGCCATTACACTCAAAGAGCTGGGCGTAAAGAAAGTAGTCGCCAAGGCGATTACGATACTTCATGGGCGGGCATTGTCCAAGCTGGGTGTGGATCGGGTTATTTTTCCAGAAAGAGATATGGGGGTTCGTGTGGCGCATCAGCTGGTCAGACCCCATCTACTGGATTATATTGAAATCTCCAAGGACTTCAAAATTGTTGAGCTGACCGTGCCCGCCTGTATGGATGGCAAAAGCCTGTCAGAGCTCAATACACGTGCCAAATACGGCTGCAGCATTATTGCCCTCAATAGGGATAGTGGAATGATTGTCGCTCCGACAGCACTTGATTATTTGCATAATGGCGATATTATGGTAGTCATCGGCTCTAATGAGAGCATTGCACGCTTTGAGGATGAGGCCGTGAATCTGGATTAG
- the trxA gene encoding thioredoxin, giving the protein MAIVNVSDQSFGNEVEGQGTVVVDFWAPWCGPCKMLAPILEELSAELGDGVKIAKLNVDENPETASRFGVMSIPTLIFFKDGQPVDKVVGLNSKESLKNIVAKHQ; this is encoded by the coding sequence ATGGCTATCGTTAACGTGTCTGACCAATCCTTCGGTAACGAAGTGGAAGGTCAAGGTACTGTAGTAGTAGATTTCTGGGCACCTTGGTGCGGACCTTGTAAAATGCTTGCTCCTATTCTCGAAGAATTGTCTGCAGAGCTTGGAGACGGAGTGAAGATTGCGAAATTGAACGTGGATGAGAACCCGGAAACGGCTTCCCGTTTTGGAGTGATGAGTATTCCAACCCTAATCTTCTTTAAAGACGGTCAACCCGTTGATAAAGTTGTAGGATTGAACTCCAAGGAATCCCTGAAGAATATCGTAGCTAAACATCAATAA
- a CDS encoding CPBP family intramembrane glutamic endopeptidase → MNSVGQPLQQRALSRGLLLFGIIGLILFIMFQVYPSLLASSAEEDTTVISKAEAREKAVTFATQKLGYTESADENWQVVYKTDSSFYGYMSRKKLLDDYTKNKLDQRYPFDVYQAALYSSEAKDSSLSVDLNMYTGEIVAFARGAETDSGQAAGSATTAVKASSDTSLTLEQKEKLALPWLEEWGVNPAQLQIEPNAEDYGLVYMDKSVKVGEALLHYDFMFSEGDVSSLKAGFSAPSWHISYVEDQTSLATKLTLYGYGIPTLALGILALIYSILRRGKTSFTRGIFLSSAHFVIMMVSTYNMLPETTGNSVEARITAVVMFIIYALYSLLMSSLLYFSLVGGNGLWRQEEGLNPWPRAKEPGYAKYVLDSIRVGYVWAFILLGVQTIMFIILSYTLNNWSTTDASQSPYNMRYAWLLPIVAWLAGLSEEAIYRLFGIRMLKKIVRNTFAASLITTLIWAFGHTLYPIYPVSSRPIELTVIGLLFSYIFLRYGFIAVMFSHVVFDSILMGATLIFMKESVNIGAGIFAIVMPFLVGYIVYLFNRSQKPPQTDPSNPLV, encoded by the coding sequence ATGAATTCCGTCGGCCAGCCCTTACAGCAGCGTGCTCTCTCCAGAGGGCTTCTGCTCTTTGGCATCATCGGTCTCATTCTATTTATTATGTTCCAGGTATATCCATCTTTGCTGGCCAGCTCTGCAGAGGAAGATACCACGGTAATCAGCAAGGCTGAGGCCCGTGAGAAGGCAGTGACGTTCGCAACACAAAAACTCGGCTACACAGAGTCAGCTGATGAGAATTGGCAGGTTGTCTATAAGACAGACTCCTCCTTCTATGGCTATATGTCCCGAAAAAAACTCCTGGATGACTACACGAAGAACAAACTGGATCAGCGTTATCCATTTGACGTCTATCAGGCAGCGCTTTATTCTTCAGAAGCGAAGGACAGCAGCCTGTCCGTAGACCTCAATATGTATACAGGTGAGATAGTGGCCTTCGCACGTGGAGCCGAAACAGACTCCGGACAGGCAGCCGGAAGTGCCACAACAGCTGTTAAAGCCAGCAGCGACACTTCACTGACTCTGGAGCAGAAGGAGAAGCTCGCTTTACCGTGGCTAGAGGAGTGGGGAGTCAATCCTGCCCAACTGCAGATTGAACCCAACGCAGAAGACTACGGACTGGTCTATATGGACAAATCAGTAAAGGTAGGGGAAGCACTGCTGCATTATGATTTCATGTTTTCCGAAGGGGACGTTTCATCCTTAAAGGCAGGGTTCTCTGCCCCCAGCTGGCACATCTCTTATGTGGAAGACCAGACTTCTCTAGCCACCAAGCTTACTCTGTACGGTTATGGCATACCTACGCTGGCGCTCGGTATTCTAGCCCTCATCTATAGCATCTTGAGAAGAGGGAAGACCTCCTTCACCCGCGGCATATTCTTAAGCTCGGCCCACTTTGTGATCATGATGGTCAGCACCTATAATATGCTGCCCGAAACCACCGGAAATAGCGTTGAAGCGCGGATCACCGCTGTCGTCATGTTTATCATTTACGCTCTATACAGTCTGCTGATGTCTTCTCTGCTCTACTTCTCCTTGGTTGGCGGCAATGGGCTGTGGCGTCAAGAGGAAGGTCTGAATCCATGGCCCCGCGCCAAAGAACCCGGTTACGCCAAATATGTGCTGGACAGCATCCGGGTTGGCTATGTCTGGGCGTTCATACTGCTTGGAGTACAGACGATTATGTTCATCATTTTATCGTACACACTGAATAACTGGTCTACCACAGATGCCAGCCAGTCTCCTTACAATATGAGATATGCTTGGCTGCTGCCGATCGTGGCTTGGCTTGCCGGTCTGTCCGAGGAGGCCATCTACCGTTTGTTCGGCATTCGAATGCTCAAGAAAATCGTACGCAACACCTTCGCCGCCTCCTTGATTACCACACTCATCTGGGCGTTCGGCCATACGTTATACCCGATTTACCCTGTCAGCTCCCGCCCCATCGAGCTAACCGTAATTGGGTTGTTATTCAGTTATATTTTTCTTCGCTACGGCTTTATAGCTGTTATGTTCAGCCATGTCGTGTTTGACAGCATCCTGATGGGCGCTACGCTGATCTTCATGAAAGAGAGTGTTAATATCGGTGCCGGGATCTTCGCGATTGTCATGCCATTCCTAGTCGGCTACATCGTGTACCTGTTTAACCGTTCGCAGAAGCCGCCGCAGACAGATCCATCAAATCCCTTAGTTTAA
- the sdhB gene encoding succinate dehydrogenase iron-sulfur subunit, protein MAETAATPKIVKFIITRQDDPQSSSYAEEFDLAYRPGMNVISALMEIQRNPVNAKGDHTVPVCWDSNCLEEVCGACSMVINGKPRQACAALIDNLEQPVHIEPMKTFPVVRDLVIDRSRMFNALKQVKAWIPIDGTYDLGPGPRMPEKKRQWAYELSKCMTCGVCLEACPNVNEKTNFIGPAAISQVRLFNAHPTGEMNADERLEALMEDGGIDGCGNSQNCVRACPKGIPLTTSIAEINKQTTKHMFKRWLGV, encoded by the coding sequence ATGGCGGAAACAGCTGCAACTCCCAAAATCGTAAAATTTATCATCACTCGCCAGGACGATCCGCAAAGCTCGTCGTATGCGGAGGAATTTGATCTTGCTTACCGTCCGGGAATGAATGTGATCAGCGCTTTAATGGAAATCCAGCGTAATCCGGTGAATGCCAAGGGCGACCATACGGTACCGGTATGCTGGGATTCCAACTGTCTGGAAGAAGTATGTGGTGCCTGCTCTATGGTGATTAACGGGAAACCTCGCCAAGCCTGTGCAGCACTTATAGATAATCTGGAACAGCCTGTCCATATTGAGCCAATGAAGACTTTTCCTGTGGTACGTGATCTCGTCATTGATCGCAGTCGGATGTTCAATGCGCTCAAACAAGTGAAAGCCTGGATTCCAATCGACGGCACGTATGATCTGGGACCGGGACCACGGATGCCGGAGAAGAAACGGCAGTGGGCTTATGAACTATCCAAATGTATGACTTGCGGTGTCTGTCTGGAGGCTTGTCCGAATGTTAACGAGAAGACTAATTTCATCGGACCGGCAGCGATTTCTCAAGTGCGGCTCTTCAATGCGCATCCAACAGGAGAAATGAATGCTGATGAGCGGCTGGAAGCACTGATGGAGGACGGCGGTATCGATGGCTGCGGCAATTCGCAGAACTGTGTACGCGCCTGTCCGAAGGGTATTCCATTGACTACCTCTATCGCTGAAATTAACAAGCAGACCACGAAGCATATGTTCAAGCGGTGGCTGGGCGTTTAA
- a CDS encoding succinate dehydrogenase cytochrome b558 subunit — MRGFYSRKIHSLLGVIPLGGFFLEHMLTNFSAVEGGASGFNDSVLWLNSLPLVFFLELFGIWLPLLYHGVYGLYIAYQSKPNLNRYNLERNWRYTLQRVTGIVTFIFIVWHVFETRFQVALGNVKHEQLGGVMHDIVTQPLLLAFYVIGIVSASFHFSNGLWSFLISWGITVGPRSQKASSILCLGLFVLVTLMFLVSLVTFRDSEFQSAASAASIVQSLSTAI; from the coding sequence ATGAGAGGATTTTATTCCAGAAAGATTCATTCCTTGCTTGGCGTTATCCCGCTTGGGGGATTCTTCCTCGAGCATATGCTGACGAATTTCTCGGCAGTAGAGGGTGGCGCTTCCGGTTTCAATGACAGTGTGCTGTGGCTGAATAGCCTGCCGCTTGTCTTCTTCCTGGAATTGTTCGGTATATGGCTGCCCTTGTTGTACCATGGGGTTTATGGGCTGTATATTGCCTATCAATCGAAACCGAACCTGAACCGGTATAATCTGGAGCGAAACTGGCGTTATACCTTGCAGCGTGTGACCGGAATTGTGACCTTCATCTTTATTGTCTGGCATGTATTTGAAACCCGGTTTCAGGTGGCGCTTGGCAATGTGAAGCATGAACAGCTAGGTGGCGTTATGCATGACATTGTTACCCAGCCCTTGCTGCTGGCGTTCTATGTCATCGGTATAGTATCGGCTTCCTTCCACTTCTCTAATGGTCTCTGGTCATTCCTGATCAGTTGGGGAATTACCGTGGGACCGCGGTCGCAGAAAGCTTCCTCTATTCTGTGCCTTGGCCTCTTCGTGCTTGTTACTTTAATGTTCCTTGTTTCGCTGGTCACTTTCCGTGACAGTGAATTCCAATCTGCAGCATCCGCAGCATCTATTGTACAGTCTTTAAGCACTGCAATATAA
- the uvrC gene encoding excinuclease ABC subunit UvrC, with protein sequence MDYMDNIRNKLALLPDLPGCYLMKNEEGTIIYVGKAKVLKNRVRSYFTGSHDGKTQRLVANIVDFEYIVTASNMEALILECNLIKKHMPRYNVLLKDDKTFPYIKITNEAHPRLEVTRRVIKDKAKYFGPYPNAYAAHQTKKLLDRMYPLRKCGVMPKEVCLYYHMGQCLAPCEKEVPKTAYEEITSNIAAFLGGGHDAVKKDLQKKMHEAAEELYFERAKELRDQIIHIDALMEKQNINTPDTKNRDVFGYAVDKGWMCVQILYMRQGKMIQRHSSVFPFYGEAYSDFMSYVTQYYSDNPALPQEILLPDAWREEAAPDKEAKSGISVAMAAGKVELPNEEETPESAEDAALREAASAEALAAGTVDALGGAAALQEWLSTKVLVPQRGLKKQMVGMACQNGRVALDEKFRLIERDEERTSGAAASLGESLGLKNLSRIEAFDNSNIQGTNPVSAMVVFIDGKPVRKEYRKYIVRTVVGPDDYGTMREVIRRRYERVLKENLPMPDLIVVDGGKGQISSAIDILENELGLFIPVCGLVKDEKHKTAQLLVGDPPEPIVLARDSQEFYLLQRIQDEVHRFAITFHREQRGKSMVTSKLDSIPGIGDKRRKLLLKHFGSLKKIKEASIEDFRPLSIGDKLAGQILEALKDEEISL encoded by the coding sequence ATGGACTACATGGATAATATCCGCAATAAATTGGCATTGTTGCCGGACTTGCCCGGGTGCTACCTGATGAAGAATGAAGAGGGGACCATTATTTATGTGGGCAAAGCAAAAGTGCTCAAGAATCGGGTCCGTTCTTATTTCACCGGCAGTCACGACGGCAAAACTCAGCGGCTTGTCGCTAATATTGTAGACTTTGAATATATTGTTACCGCTAGTAATATGGAAGCACTCATTCTTGAATGCAATCTGATCAAGAAACATATGCCGCGCTATAACGTTCTACTGAAAGACGACAAGACATTTCCGTATATCAAAATAACGAATGAAGCTCACCCGCGTCTGGAAGTTACACGCCGGGTGATTAAGGATAAAGCGAAATACTTTGGCCCCTATCCGAATGCTTATGCCGCTCATCAGACGAAGAAGCTCCTGGACCGCATGTACCCGCTGCGCAAATGTGGTGTGATGCCCAAGGAGGTCTGCCTTTATTATCACATGGGCCAGTGCCTGGCACCCTGTGAGAAAGAGGTGCCGAAGACTGCATATGAAGAAATTACGTCAAACATTGCTGCTTTTCTGGGTGGAGGTCATGACGCGGTTAAGAAAGATTTGCAGAAGAAGATGCATGAAGCGGCTGAGGAACTATATTTCGAGCGGGCCAAGGAGCTGCGGGATCAGATTATTCATATTGATGCCTTGATGGAGAAACAGAACATCAACACCCCGGATACCAAGAACCGCGACGTATTTGGTTATGCTGTAGATAAGGGCTGGATGTGTGTACAGATTCTGTACATGAGACAAGGGAAAATGATTCAGCGACATTCCTCCGTATTCCCCTTCTACGGGGAAGCCTACAGTGACTTTATGTCCTATGTGACGCAATATTACAGTGATAATCCAGCGCTGCCGCAGGAAATTTTGCTTCCAGATGCTTGGCGGGAAGAGGCTGCCCCCGATAAGGAGGCAAAATCGGGGATTAGCGTGGCTATGGCAGCCGGCAAAGTAGAATTGCCAAACGAGGAAGAAACACCGGAATCTGCTGAGGATGCTGCGTTACGGGAAGCAGCGTCAGCGGAAGCCTTAGCAGCGGGAACGGTTGACGCGCTCGGTGGTGCCGCTGCCCTGCAGGAGTGGTTGAGTACTAAGGTGCTTGTACCCCAACGTGGTCTTAAGAAGCAGATGGTGGGCATGGCTTGTCAGAATGGGCGGGTAGCCCTTGATGAGAAGTTCCGCCTGATCGAAAGGGACGAGGAGCGTACCTCTGGGGCCGCTGCCAGCCTGGGCGAGAGTTTGGGGCTTAAGAACTTAAGCCGGATTGAGGCGTTCGATAACTCGAATATTCAGGGCACCAATCCGGTATCGGCGATGGTTGTCTTCATTGACGGCAAACCGGTGCGGAAAGAATACCGTAAGTATATAGTCCGCACAGTAGTGGGGCCGGATGATTATGGAACCATGCGTGAGGTGATTCGGCGGCGTTACGAACGGGTGCTGAAAGAGAATTTGCCGATGCCTGATCTTATTGTGGTAGATGGCGGTAAGGGGCAAATTTCTTCAGCTATCGATATTCTGGAGAATGAGCTGGGTCTGTTCATTCCGGTCTGCGGCCTCGTCAAGGACGAGAAGCATAAGACGGCTCAACTGTTAGTCGGTGATCCGCCGGAGCCAATCGTTCTGGCCCGGGATAGCCAGGAATTCTATTTACTGCAGCGCATCCAGGATGAGGTTCATCGATTTGCGATTACCTTTCACCGCGAGCAGCGCGGCAAGTCAATGGTTACGTCGAAGCTGGACTCCATTCCGGGTATCGGCGATAAGCGCCGGAAGCTGCTGCTTAAGCATTTCGGCTCGCTCAAGAAGATAAAGGAGGCATCGATCGAGGATTTCCGTCCATTATCCATTGGCGACAAGCTCGCCGGACAAATCCTTGAGGCACTGAAGGATGAGGAGATCTCTTTATAG